GTACGTGGAGCTCGCCGTCACGCCGTGACGGTCATGGCGATCGGTCATTGATACGGCCGGGCAGCACCGTGACGCCTCGTGATAGACCCAAGGGGAGCAGCCGCCCGACGCACGGAGGTCCCCTGTGCCCCGCACCCTCGCCAACGCCCCGATCATGGTTCTGAACGGCCCGAACCTGAATCTCCTCGGCCGCCGGCAGCCGGAGATCTACGGGTCCGACACCCTCGCGGACGTCGAGGCCCTGTGCGTCAAGGCCGCGGCCGTGCACGGCGGGAGCGTCGACTTCCGGCAGTCCAACCACGAGGGCGAGCTGGTGGACTGGATCCACGAGGCACGCCAGAACCACGTGGGCATCGTGATCAACCCGGCCGCCTACTCGCACACCTCGGTCGCGATCCTGGACGCCCTCAACGCGTGCGACGGCCTGCCCGTCATTGAGGTCCACATCTCCAACATCCACCAGCGCGAGGAGTTCAGGCACCACTCCTACGTGTCCGTCCGGGCGGACGGTGTGATCGCCGGCTGCGGGGTCCAGGGGTACGCGTTCGCGGTGGAGCGGGTGGCGGCCCTGGCCGAGCCCGGCGTGGCCACGGTCTAGTACCGCCGGACTCTCATGCACTGTGGAGTGAACACGCCCGGCGCGGCCGGGCGTTGACTCACCAGCCGCGCTCGCGCCACTCCGGCAGATGCGGACGCTCGGCGCCGAGCGTCGTGTCGTTCCCGTGCCCGGGGTAGACCCACGTCTCGTCGGGGAGCCGGCCGAAGATCTTCGACTCGACGTCGTCGATCAGGTTCGCGAAGGCCTTCGGGTCCTTCCACGTGTTCCCCACGCCGCCCGGGAACAGGCAGTCCCCGGTGAAGACATGGGGGTGGCCGTGCGGGTCGTCGTAGACGAGGGCGATCGAGCCGGGCGTGTGGCCGACCAGATGCCGGGCGGTCAGCGAGACCCGGCCGACGTTGATCGTGTCCCCGTCCTCGACGAGCACGTCCGTGGGCACCGGGATGCCCTCCGCGTCGTAACGGCCCGCGTACGTACGCGGGCCGGTGACCTCCACGACCCGGGCGAGCGCCTGCCAGTGGTCCCCGTGCTGATGCGTCGTGACGACGGACGCGATGCCGTCGTCCCCGATCAGGCTCAGCAGCGTCTCCGGGTCGGCGGCCGCGTCGATCAGGAGCTGCTCGCCGGTGGCGCGGCAGCGCAGCAGATACGCGTTGTTGTTCATCGCGCCGACCGCGACCTTGGAGATCATCAGGTTCTGCAGCTCGTGCACATCCGCCGGGCCGCCGACCTTCACCGCTCCGCTGTACGTCATGGACTCAGCCTATAGCGGGGGTACGACAGGCAGCGGGCCGCCTTCGACGGTGAGCCCGGAGCCGTCGCGCCGTCCCGAGAGCCAGCCGAGCAGCTCCGGGGCGGGACCCGCGACGCCGACCGGACCCGTACCGGCGCCGCCGCCCGTCGTCCAGACCCGGCCGCCGTCCGACTTCAGGCCGGTCGACGGCATGTCCTGGTGCCCCGCGAAGCGCTCGGCGAGGAAGTCGATCTCCCGCTCGACGAACTCCGCCGGCAGATCCTCCAGCTCGTACCCGATCCCGAGGTCGACGTGGTGCAGGTCGACCTCGCCCCAGCGCCGGAAGGGGATCCGGGACGCGGAGTCCTTGACGCCGTTGCGCA
The DNA window shown above is from Streptomyces sp. NBC_01445 and carries:
- a CDS encoding MBL fold metallo-hydrolase; translation: MTYSGAVKVGGPADVHELQNLMISKVAVGAMNNNAYLLRCRATGEQLLIDAAADPETLLSLIGDDGIASVVTTHQHGDHWQALARVVEVTGPRTYAGRYDAEGIPVPTDVLVEDGDTINVGRVSLTARHLVGHTPGSIALVYDDPHGHPHVFTGDCLFPGGVGNTWKDPKAFANLIDDVESKIFGRLPDETWVYPGHGNDTTLGAERPHLPEWRERGW
- a CDS encoding maleylpyruvate isomerase family mycothiol-dependent enzyme; translated protein: MSDHVRDLASVREATDRLLTAVGTLDNAAVAESSRLPGWSRGHVLAHLARNADALANVLAGRPMYPSAEARDADIERDAPRDLREQLEDLRTSAAGFEARAEVPADWARTVELRNGVKDSASRIPFRRWGEVDLHHVDLGIGYELEDLPAEFVEREIDFLAERFAGHQDMPSTGLKSDGGRVWTTGGGAGTGPVGVAGPAPELLGWLSGRRDGSGLTVEGGPLPVVPPL
- the aroQ gene encoding type II 3-dehydroquinate dehydratase; translated protein: MPRTLANAPIMVLNGPNLNLLGRRQPEIYGSDTLADVEALCVKAAAVHGGSVDFRQSNHEGELVDWIHEARQNHVGIVINPAAYSHTSVAILDALNACDGLPVIEVHISNIHQREEFRHHSYVSVRADGVIAGCGVQGYAFAVERVAALAEPGVATV